The Desulfovibrio sp. G11 region GGGGCCGTCAGGAGAATATTTTTGTCTGATAGTTATATATTCAAATGTTATATGTTTTATATTATGATACCACCCAGGCGGGTTGCCTGACCATAAGAAAGCCCGTTGGCAACGGAGAAACACCTTGCCGATAACGGCGGACAGGCTAAATGCAGGCGTGTTTTTTCGCTCTTCCGGCAGGGGGCTTCAATGTGGTGTGTTTTGATGCTTTTGGGGTACAAAGGGGCGGCAATCTGTCTGAACTCCAGGCAGGCCGGGGATAATACGCGCAAGATGGAAAAGCATGTTTCGTTTCGTGAAGCTTTTCCCGTTGTCTGGTGCGTCAACCCGCTGTTTTTGCTGTTTCAATGTGCCGTTTTCAGACTATGGCAGTTGTAAACACCCATTCTGGTAATTTCCGGCAAGATGTCTGGAGCCGTGATTCTGCCAAAGGGCTTGCATAAAAAAAATTTGGCAAGTAGGGATTGAATCTGCCGCATTTACCCGGGTATATGTGTGCGCTGCGGGGGGCGGGGTTGTCGCCCGTGCGTTCACTGGTGGGCGGTTCTGCCGTTCACGCTGAACATAAAAAATTTGGAGGATTTGTAATGAAACGTCTTGTTGCGCTTTTTGTCGCCGTGGGTCTGATCTGTGGGCTTGCTCTCAGCACGGCTCCCACTGCGGGGGCGGCTACTGTCATCAAAATGGCCGGTATGAAGCCGGAAGGCGAACCGGAAACCATAGGCATGCACCTGTTTGGCAAGTATCTGAAAGAACTTTCCAACGGCAAATATGAAGTGCAGGTTTTCCCCAACAGCCAGCTTGGCAAGGAAGACGCCTACATTGCCGCGACCCGCAAGGGCATTATTCAGATGTGCGCCACCGGCACCCAGACCTCGGCTCTGCATCCGGCCATGGCCATGCTTGAAACCCCCATGCTGTTCGACAATCTTGACCATGCCCGCCGCGCCATGGAAGGCAAGACGTTTGATCTGATCAATGAGGGTTTTACCGAAAAGTCCGGCCTGCGTACCCTTAACGCCTTTCCTTTGGGCTTCCGCCACTTCTATTCCAAAAAGCCCATCAAGGACGTGAAGGATCTTGAAGGCATGCGCATGCGTGTACCCAATATTCCCCTGTACACCAACTTTGCCAAGGAATGCGGCATCAGCGGGCAGCCCATGCCCTTCGCCGAAGTCCCCGGCGCCCTTGACCAGGGTGTGATTGACGGCGGCGACAGCCCCCTTGCGGACATCGTCAGCCTCAAGATGTACGAAATCACTCCCGAGATCAGCCTTTCCGGCCATATCCTGGTCATCCATTCCCTCTACATCAACGACAAATTCTTCAAGTCCCTGCCTGAACAGGACCAGAAGTGGATTGAAGAGGCCGCCAAGCGTTCCGCCGATGACGTGTGGGCTATGGTTGCGGACGGCGATGAAAAGGCCAAGGCCACCATTCTTGCCAACAAGGGCAATATTCATGAGCCGAGCAAGGAACTTCATGAGCATCTGGTGAATGCCGGCAAGCGCAGCTGGAAGCTTTTTTACGACACTGTACCCAATGCCCAGGCTATTCTTGATAGCGCCGACAGCTATCGTGAATCCAAATAAGACACAGTATGTTGCTACAAAGGGCCGGAAAGCATTTTCCGGTCCTTTGTAGCAAGCAAGCCAGACAGGCCGTGCCGCATGACAGGCGGCTGCGTGCCGTTTTCGCAGAGGTTGCAGATGCAAAACGAAAATTCAAAAGAATATCCCCCGGACCACGCTCCCGGAGTATACACCCTACATGAACCGGACCTGAATCCGCCCAAAGAGACAAAAGCTCAGCTGCTTTTTGAAATTTTTTGTGCAGCGATTTTTTTGGGTATGATCGGCCTGGTTTTTTATAACGCTTTTCTGCGTTACGTTTTTTCGTCCAGCTATCCTCCCAGTGAGGAATGGGCGCGCTTTCTTTTCATTTACATCACGTTTTTCGGCGCCATCGAAGCTTTTTACCGCAACAAACACATTGCTGTGGACATGTTTGTGGTGCTGCTCAAGGGCGCATCGCGCAAGTATGTTGATATTACAGCATCACTTTGCAGCATTTTTGCCCTGGGGCTGCTGCTGTACGGCGGCATCGTCAACGTGTTGCAGACCATGGATACCTATTCCGTGGCCACGGATGTCAATATGGCCTTTATCAACGGCACCTTGCCCATCATGGCCTTTTGCGCCCTGATCTTCCAGTTGCGCTCCCTGGCGGTGCTCATACGCCGTCCGGCAGATACCTTCCATAAGGGATAGGAGAGAAAAATGGAGCTGTTTATTTTTCTGGGAACTCTCTTTTTCTTTCTTGCTCTTGGCATTCCTATCGCTCTGGTTCTGGTGCTCTGCGCCATAGTGCTCATGTGGCACTCCGGCATGTGGGACGCCATGATCATCCCAGGCAGCATGCTGGACGGGGCCAACAACTATCCCCTCATGGCCATTCCCTTTTTTGTGTTCGCCGGCGAAATCATGTCCGCAGGCGGCCTTTCAAAAAGGGTGGTGCAACTGGCCCAGCTCATGATCGGCCGGGTTCGCGGCGGGCTTGGCTATGCGGCCATTATCGCGAGTATTCTTTTTGCAGGTCTTATGGGCAGCTCTGTTGGCGAAGCCGCGGCTTTGGGCGGGCTGCTGCTGCCCATGATGAAACAGGTGGGTTACCATCCGGGCCGCGCCGGGGCTGTTATTGCCTCGGGCGCCATTCTTGGTCCCATCATTCCGCCGAGCACCAACTTCATTCTGCTTGGCGCCACCATCAGCGGCCTTTCCATTACCAAGCTGTTCATGATCGGCCTTGTGCCCGGCATCATGATCGGTCTGGCACTCATGGTCGTGTGGTTCTTTGTGGTACGCATCGACGGCTACAACGAAACCATTACCTTTACCAGGGCCGAAGCCATAAAGATTCTTTTTGATGCAACCCCGGCCTTCATGATGCCGGTGCTGCTGCTGGGCGGTATCCGTTTCGGGATATTCACCCCCACTGAGGGCGGCGCCTTTGCGGCCATCTACGCCATCGCGGTGTGCATGCTCTATTACCGCGAGCTTTCATTTCGTGATCTTTTGCGTGTGAGCGCCCGCGCCGCGCACACGACTTCTGTGGTCATGCTGGTTGTTGCCGCAGCCACTGCGGTGGGCTGGTTTATCACCATTGCGCAGATACCCAATCAGATGACAGCGTTGTTTACGCCCCTGATTGACAATCCCATTATGCTGCTGCTGGCGATCAACCTTTTCCTCTTCCTTATCGGCATGGTCATGGACCTGACGCCCAATATCCTGATCTTTGCGCCGGTGTTTTACCCGTTGATCCAGCAGGCGGGCATTGACCCGTATTACTTCGGGCTGCTTTTTGTGCTCAACCTCGGTATCGGCGTCATTACTCCGCCGGTGGGCACTGTGCTTTACGTTGTTTGCGGCATCGGCAATATCAAAATCACGCAACTGGTTGTCAAACTGGTTCCCTTCATTTTGATAGAAGCTGTTATGCTGCTCCTGCTGCTTTTCTTCCCCTCCCTGTCGCTTACGCCCCTCAACTGGCTTATGGGCGGCAACTAGGGCATTTCGGACTGAAAAGTTCTGGTCACTACAGAAAAGCCGCTCCTTAAGGAGCGGCTTTTTCATGGCGCGTCCAATCCCGGCCATGGCCGGAAAAGCGTTTTACAGCCGAAAGCAGAGTAAAAATTGCTGCCGCTTATGGGGAAAAGACCGGGTGAGACCGACAGGGCAAAAGAAGGTGGCGACAGTCAGCGCCAGAAAGACTCCGCGTACCCCAGGTCTTCCACCACCAGGGTGGGCTGAATGATTTCTTTTTCAAGGTCAGCCTGCACAGCCTCGCCGCTCAGCACCAGAATGAAGTCAATACCGGCATTTTCGGCCAGTTTTTTATCTGTGCTGAGGCGGTCGCCCACCATGACCATTTCATCTTTCGTGTAATGCCCCAGAAGCGGAGCCAGCACAGTGGGGTCCGGCTTGCCGAAAATGTGCTGCGGGCTGCGCCCGGTGGCGGTCTGGTACAGGCTGATGAAACTGCCCACATCAGGCAGAGGGCCTTCGGGGGAGGGGCATACAAGGTCGGGATGCGTTGCCAGAAAGAGTACCCTGTCATCCTGAAGCAAGAGGGCCGACCGGGCCAGTTTTTCGTAGGTCAGTTCGGTATCGTAGGCCAGGATGACCGCCTGCGCGCCATCTTCCGTCAGTTGCAGTTCGGGCATACGGCTTTGCAGGTCGCGTTGAAAATCGCTGTTTCCCACAGGGTAGGCCCGGTGGATACCGTTGACCCGCAGAAAATCTACCAGCGGACTTACCGGCGAGAGCATGCGTTCAATACTGGCGGGTATGCCCATGCCCTGGAGTTTTTCCACATAGCTTGCCGGAGACTTGGACGTATTATTGCTGAGAAAATAAAAATCCAGGCTATGCCAGTGCCGCTGTATAAAATTTACGGCCCCCTCAATGGGGATATGCCCAAGGTATACGGTTCCGTCCATATCCAGAATCACACAGCGTTTCTTTGACCAGTTCATGACATTCCTTTTTTGTGTATCGCGTGTCACGTTTTTCATTCCGTTCTTTCTTGAAAAAATGAAGAGCAGGCAGGATAGATTCAACTTTTTAATAAGATTCGCAAGCTTGACGCAAGACAGCAAAAAGCTCAACATGACAGGCAGAAAGAACAGATGTCATCCTGCCCTGCAAGGCCGGCCCGAACAGGAGCGGCCCGCCTATCCTATCCGGACATGGTTGCATAAGCTACATATATATCAGGAGACTGCATGCTGGAAACAACCGTTGTAGTCATTGGAGGCGGCGCGACCGGTATTGGTGCGCTGCGAGACCTGTGCATGCGGGGAATTCCCGCCATTCTGCTTGAGCAGGGGGGCATCGCCCACGGCACCAGCTCACGCTTTCATGGTCTGCTGCACAGCGGAGCGCGCTATGTCGTCAATGACAATGAATCCGCCCGGGAATGTATTGAGGAAAATATGATCGTGCGTCGTATCGGCAGACAATGCGTTGAGGAAACCGAAGGGTTCTTCGCGCTTACGCCGCAGGACGACCCCGCATATGTTGAAAAATTTGTGGCTGGCTGTCGCGAGGCAGGCATTGACGCGCAAGAAATTGAAGTTGCCGAGGCCTTGCGGCTGGAGCCGAATCTTTCGCCTGAGGTCCGCCGGGTTTTTCGTGTGCCCGATTCCTGTGTAGACGGTTTTCGCCTGGTGCTGCATAACGCCATGTCGGCCCGGCGCCATGGCGGGCGCATGCTCACCTATCATGAGGCCACCGCCATAACGCTGCGCAATGGCCGTGTATGCGGTGTCACAGCCGTTGATCGCCATACCGGGGCAACAGTTGAAATCGCCTGTCAGTGCGTCATCAATGCGGCCGGCTCGTGGGCCGGGCGCATCGCGGGCATGGCGGGCCTTGATGTGGCGCTTTCGCCCGACAGGGGAACGCTGGTGGTTTTCAACCACCGTTTTACCTCCAGAGTCATCAACCGTCTGCATCCCAGTGGCGACGGGGATATTTTTGTGCCGCATGGTTCCATCACCATTCTCGGCACCACATCCGCGTCCACCGACAGACCGGACGACACCACGCCTACAACTGAAGAGGTGCTGCGTCTGCTTGATATCGGCGAACCGCTTTTTCCCCAGGTGCGCCAGTACCGCATTCTGCGTGCCTTTGCCGGCACACGCCCGTTGTATACCCCGGGCGGAGCGGCAGGGCGCAAGGCCAGCCGTAATTTTCATATTGTGGATCATGCGGATGAGGGCCTTGAGGGCATGGTCAGTATTTTCGGTGGCAAACTTACCACCTACCGTCTTATGGCTGAGCGGGTTGTTGACAGGGTTTGCGCCAAGCTGGGGCATAGTGCTGTCTGCCGCACGGCTACAGAAGCCCTTGTGCCGGACGCGGACGAAGCTACGCTCAAACGGGCGGCCCGCTTTTTTCCCATGCAGGGCCTGAATCTCATGGCCGACCGGCTTGGTGATGACCTTCCGTCAGTGCTGGAACTGGCCGAACAGCAGGCGGGCAATCCGCTGATCTGCGAATGCGAAATGGTGAGCCTGGCTGAAATTGAATATGTGGCGCGCCAGCCTGCCACATTTTCTCTTACTGACATACGCTTGCGTACGCGCCTTGGCATGGGAACCTGCCAGGGAGCGTTTTGTTCCCTGCGCACGGTCGGTGCGCTTGCCGAGCACGGCGTGCAGCTTGAGCTGACGCCCACGGACAATGTCCGGCGTTTTCTTCAGGAGCGGTGGGGCGGGCTGCGCTTTGCCCTATGGGGCATGCAGGCCCGTGAAATGGAACTGAGCCGTGCCATTTACGCTACTACCCTCAACCTGGATGGAGCCGCTCATGAGCAGGATCGTTGACGTACTTGTGGCCGGTTCCGGCATGGCCGGGCTTGTGGCCGCCCTTACTGCCGCGAGCCAGGGTAAAAAGGTCCGCATGCTTACCACGGGCATGGGATCTCTCGCCATAAGCGGCGGCAATGTTGATGTTCTGGCTTATGCTGACGGCAGATATGTGTCCGACCCCTGGGCGGGGATGGCGCTTTTGCCTGCCGAACATCCGTACCGGCTTATGGGCGCGGAATGTGTACGCGAAGCCATAGCGTTTTTCCTGCGCCAGATGGAAGCCCGCCAGTGGCCCATGCAGGCCGCATCCACACCGTCGGGGCAGGCCTGCAATGTGCAGATGCCCACTATTATGGGAACGCTCAAGCCGACCCACCTTTTGCCGGCAGGGGTGAACATCAAGGCCCTCAACGAGGCGCGGCGTATCCTCGTGGTCAGCGTGGAAGGACTGCGCGACTGCCGCCCGGCGCTTGTCATAAGCCAGTTGCAGCGTTACAGGGCCTGGGCCGACAGGGAATTCGCCCAGTTGACCGTGTCTTCACCTCTGGGCGAAACGCATCGTAGTGCCACGGCTCTTGATCTTGCGCGCCTGATGGATAAGCCGCAAAGCCGTCAATGGCTGCTTGAGGCCCTGAAATCCCACGCAGGTTCCTGTGACCTTGTTCTTTTGCCGCCCGTCTGCGGGAGCAAGGCCCGGCCGGATACCTGGCAGGCCGTTGAAGCCGCTGCGGAATGTCCTGTTGTGGAAATGCTGTCCATTCCTCCGGGAGTGGGGGGGCTGAGGCTGCGCGATGCGCTTTTGCGGGCCTTACGGGAATATGATTTTGAACTTTTTGAAAATGCCAGGGTGCTTCACGCTGAAACTGCCGGTAAAAAATGCATGGCGCTTGTGGCTGAGGCCTCCGGCCAGGAGCGCCGCCACGAGGCCCGCACGTTTGTGCTTGCTACGGGCGGTATTCTGGGGGGCGGACTTGACCTGGCTCCCGGTTCCGCGCGTGAAAGCATCATGGGGCTGGATATTGCCGTGCCGGATGATGTGGAGCTGTGGTCGGAAGCCGAGCTTTTCGGCAAGCATCTGTTTGCCCGCATGGGGGTGCGTGTGGACAGCACCATGCGCCCGGTAAGTTCCCAGGCCGCGGTTTGCTGGAATAACGTTTTTTTTGCGGGGCGCAGCTTGGGCGGCTACGATTACGCAACGGAAAAGAGCGGTCACGGCGTTGCCGTCGCCACCGGCTGGCAGGCCGGACGTATGGCCGCGGCGGCAGCCTCGGAGGAAAGTATATGAGCACGCGCATAAATCCCGATCACTGCATCGCCTGCACCACCTGCGTTGTGCATTGTCCCGTGGCTGACGCTACTTCAAAGTTTCTTGGTCCCCGCATGATCGGGCCAGCCTATGAGCGCTTCCGTCTGCTGGGGCTGAATGAAGACCCGTCTCTGCACTATTGTTCCAACTGCAAAAATTGCGATATCACCTGCCCGCACGGCGTACCTGTCTCCAGCCTGAACATGATGGCGCGGGCCGACCAGTGCAAAAAAATGCCTCCCGGCCTGCGTGACTGGATTCTGGGGCATGGCGAACTGATGGCGAAGTGGCTGCACCTTATCCCGGCGGTGCTTAAAAACTTTGGCATGCTCAATCCGGTGACGCGACAGGTGCTGCACAGGCTCGGCATTCACAAGCGCGCTCCCTTGCCCGCTTTTGCAGGCCGTAATTTCCGCACATTGGCGCGCCGGGTGAAACAGCCGGAAACCGGGCGTAATGTGGTTTTTTATCCCGGCTGTTATGTGGATGTGTATGATCCGCAAACCGGGCTGGACATGATCTGGGCCATGAACCGGGCAGGCTACAAGGTTATAGTGCCGCAAGATATCGTATGCTGCGGCCTGCCTATGGTTGCCAACGGCTTTTGGCAGCACGCCAGAAGCAATGCCGAGCACAACCTGCGTGCTCTGGCGCAGTGGCGTGATCAGGGCCTGCCGGTGGTTACGGGCTGCCCCAGTTGCGCCCTCATGTTCCGTGTGGACCTGCCCGAATACTTTCCTGATCTGGATGCAAAGTATGGCGCATGCCGCCTGGACGATGCGCAGGATTTTTTGCTGGCTTGCGCCGATTCCGGAGATCTGGACACGTCTCCGGGCAAATCCCTGCAAGACCAGCCGGATATGAGAATCATCTATCATGCCCCCTGTCATTTGCGGGCTCAGGGCAACGGTCTGCCCAGCCTTGAGCTTTTGCGGCGGTTGCCCGGAGTCAGCGTCAGTGATGCGCATGCCGGCTGCTGCGGCATTTCCGGCAGCTATGGCTTTAAAACTGAAAAATATGACATTGCTCAAGAGGTGGGGGCCGAGCTTTTTGCTGCGGTCAGGGAAAGCGGCGCGGATATTTCCGCTTCAGAATGCGGAACCTGCCGTGTGCAGATCAGGCATGGCAGCGGTAAAGACTGCCTGCACCCTGTGAGCATCCTGCGGAGCAGGCTGGAAGCCGGGGGCAAAAGCAAAAAAGAATAAAACAAGAGGGCGGGTTTCCGCCCTTTCTTGTGAATAAGCCTCTACTATAAAAGAGACGCGGTTTCAAGTTCAAAGTGCAACACCCAGTCCTTGGGTATTGGCGTCTTCTAAAAAAACTTCATAGGGTGTCTTAAACCCAAGGCATTTTCTAGGCCGCCAGTTCAAGCGGCACATTGCCGCTATGATCTCATCTTGCGTGACCGATGCCAAGCTTACCCCCTTGGGGAAGTATTGGCGTAGAAGGCCATTGGAGTTCTCGTTCAAGCCACGCTCCCACGAATGGTAGGGGTGCGCAAAAAATCCCTGAGCCTCGAGTGTAGCTGACACATCGGCATGGTAGCTGAACTCCTTGCCGTTATCATAGGTAATAGTCTGAACAAAGTCCTTAATGGGTGTCAAGAGTCCTTCAATGACCCGCCTTACTTCGCTGGCGCTTTTGTTGGGAGCCTTGCCAAACAGGAAAAGACGACTTTTACGCTCTGCAAGTGTCACCAAAACGGGGCCTCCTTTACTGCCTTCAACGGTATCAGCCTCCCAATCACCAAGGCGTGAGCGCTCGGCAACAATGGACGGGCGTATGTCTATGCTGATACGCCCCTTGATTTGACCTCGTCTGTCGGGTTTGCCATATCGTCGTTTGCGTTTGCGCTGGCAGCGCAAATGGCTGTGCAGCGTTCCTCCTCGTTTTTTGTCCGCCAGAATGTACTGGTAAATCCATTCATGACTGAGGGCAAAACCTTTGCGTTTGAGAACTCCAGAGATTTGCTCCGGACTGAAGTCCTGGTGCAGACACTGTTCAACATACGTCCATACCTCAAGGCCAATGCGCTTCTTCCCTTTACTGGTCTGCCTTTTCTGACTGCGCTTGTGTGCCTGCCTGTAGCGGTAGCCACGCGCCCCGGTATTTCGCGCAAGTTCGCGGCTTACAGTTGAGACGCTACGGCCTATCGCTTTGGCTATGGCCCTCAGTGACGTTCCACTTTTCACTGCCTGGCAGATGTAGTACCGTTCTTCCCTGGCAAGGTGTGCATAGCCCATACGCCCCTCAATCTTTGGTTGGATGGAGAGGCTAAAGGGCTATACCACCTTGCCTTTTCATTCAACCTTGAGGGTGTTGCACTTGCAAGTTGAATCCGCCAGATCCTAAAAGACCATTGCTTGCCGCAACTGCAAACGGATGGTGTCTGCATAGTACAGTCGTGCCGGAATAAACGCAGGGCGGTTTCAGGGAGACTGCTCTCGGGGCGTCCAGGCTATACACTCCGCCAGTGCGAGTAGTCTGGCCTGGCGGGGAGAATACAGCCGCCGAAATATTCAGGCAGGCAGAACCATGTCGGGCGGAAAAAAATTTGGGGCGCTTGGATTTTTTGTCTGCCGCCTGGCTGCGGGCAGAAACCGGAAAGTGCCGGGTAGGGTCCGGTCGGAAAGGAACAGAGTAAAAAATCAGGGCGGGGAACGCATCGTTCCCCGCCCTGATTTGTCATTCTTTATGTTCCGGTTGCGGCTTGCCAGAGGCAAGCGCGACCGGGTGCAGGTGCACGGTGTTTTTTAGAAAAACAGCCAGGTCAGCAAGAAGAACAGGGGAATCAGTATACCCGCCGACCACGCCATGTAGCCGAAAAAGCTGGGCATGCGCACACCTTGGTTTTCGGCGATAGCCCGGACCATAAAGTTGGGCGCGTTGCCGATGTAGGTGTTGGCCCCCATAAAGACTGCGCCTGCTGAAATGGCAGCCAGCGTCGCCGGAATGTCATACATAAGGTGCGCGGCATCGCCGCCGGCGGTATTAAAGAACACCACGTAGGTGGGCGCATTGTCCAGAAAGCTCGACAGCAGACCCGTAAGCCAGAAGTACATGGCGTTGTTCGGCTGTCCGTCGCTGGACACAAGCTGGATAAGTCCTGAAAGTGCACCGTCTGTTCCGGCCTTCAGAATGGCGATGGCCGGAATCATGCTGATAAAGATGCCAAGGAAAATCTTGGCCACCTCTGCAATGGGTGCCCAGGAAAAATCGTTAAGCTTGCGGCAGGTCTGGTCGGTGAAGCGCAGGGAAAGCCCGGCAATGCACAGCAGCAGCACGTCGCGCAGCAGGTTCTGTCCCTCAATGGGTACTCCGTACAGCTCCACCAGAACTCCCATGGGCCAAAGGCCAGAAGCCAGCACCGCCAGCACCACGCCCAACAGGAAGAGCAGGTTGATTGTACCGTCAAGGCCCAGTTTTTCCGTGGAATTTTTGTCGTCAGAAGGCGGAACCGGCTTGCCTTCCTTGGCGTAAAGCCAGGAATCAAGAGCCACATAGATAAGCAGCAGGATAACCGAGAGCAGCAGGGTTTTAAAGAACAGGTTGGTTGTGGTCCAGAAGAAGCTCACACCCTTCAGAAAACCCAGAAACAACGGGGGATCGCCCAGCGGGGTAAGGGAGCCGCCAATGTTGGCTACAAGAAAGATGAAAAAGACCACGCTGTGGGTTTTATGCCGGCGATGGGCATTGGCCCGCAAAAGCGGACGGATGAGCAGCATGGCAGCGCCGGTGGTTCCCATCCAGCTGGCAAGCACGGTTCCCACAGCCAGCAGACCTGTGTTTACCAGTGGGGTGCCGGTGAGCGAACCTTTCAGGCGCACACCTCCTGCCACGGTAAAGAGAGCAAAAAGTAAAATGATAAAGGGTACATAGTCCAGCAGTATGATATGCAAAAGTTCATACAGGGCTACGGAAAAGCCAAATGTGAGCGCACAGGGAACAAGAAAGGCCAAAGCCCAGAATATGGATATCTTGCCGAAATTATGTTCCCAGAAATGTGGCGCGAAAAGGGGCATCACAGCGATGGAAAGCAGCATGCACGCAAAAGGCGCTGCCCAGTAGACGGATAGTTCTGCGCCGGGAACCGTGGGGTGCCCCTGAGCGGCAAAAACTGTCGCGGGAAGAAGAAGCAGTACGGAAAGCGCGGCAAAGGAGGTTAAGTGTCTCAGCATAATTACTCCAGAAGTCTAAGAATGCGTCATGCCTTATGCTGCCATACAGCCTGGTTGCCCAAAACGTATGGGCTTCAGCCTGCCGGATATGCAAATATCCGTAAGCAACAGTCAAAAACAGTTTATCCCTTTCACTACCCTGCCGGAACGCGGGGTTGCCCTGGCAGCAGGTATGTGCCGGAAGCCGGAGGTTTCCGGCGGGCTGCCCCGGCCAGCCGCGTTACCGTGCAGAATGGTTTTTGTTAACGAGCAGTACCGGAATGGGAGCATGGCGCAGCACATGGTGGCTCACACTGCCCAGGACGATGCTCTTTATTTCGCTGACCCCGCGTGTACCCATGATTATCATGGTGCAGTCAAGTTCCTTGGCTGCATCCACAATGGCTTCTGCAGTTTCGCCATACCGGATGTAGGTCTTTATGTCGCAATCCACTTCACCCAGTTCGGCGCGGATGCTTTCAAAAAGGGCTTCAGCATCTTTCTCGTGTTCCTGCTTGAGCTTTTCGCGCTGTTCTCCCCCGATCAGGCTGGGAATCGGCGCAATGCAGTGCAGAAGGTGGAGTGTTTCCCTGCCGGGAATGGCTGCC contains the following coding sequences:
- a CDS encoding TRAP transporter substrate-binding protein, translating into MKRLVALFVAVGLICGLALSTAPTAGAATVIKMAGMKPEGEPETIGMHLFGKYLKELSNGKYEVQVFPNSQLGKEDAYIAATRKGIIQMCATGTQTSALHPAMAMLETPMLFDNLDHARRAMEGKTFDLINEGFTEKSGLRTLNAFPLGFRHFYSKKPIKDVKDLEGMRMRVPNIPLYTNFAKECGISGQPMPFAEVPGALDQGVIDGGDSPLADIVSLKMYEITPEISLSGHILVIHSLYINDKFFKSLPEQDQKWIEEAAKRSADDVWAMVADGDEKAKATILANKGNIHEPSKELHEHLVNAGKRSWKLFYDTVPNAQAILDSADSYRESK
- a CDS encoding TRAP transporter small permease, yielding MQNENSKEYPPDHAPGVYTLHEPDLNPPKETKAQLLFEIFCAAIFLGMIGLVFYNAFLRYVFSSSYPPSEEWARFLFIYITFFGAIEAFYRNKHIAVDMFVVLLKGASRKYVDITASLCSIFALGLLLYGGIVNVLQTMDTYSVATDVNMAFINGTLPIMAFCALIFQLRSLAVLIRRPADTFHKG
- a CDS encoding TRAP transporter large permease: MELFIFLGTLFFFLALGIPIALVLVLCAIVLMWHSGMWDAMIIPGSMLDGANNYPLMAIPFFVFAGEIMSAGGLSKRVVQLAQLMIGRVRGGLGYAAIIASILFAGLMGSSVGEAAALGGLLLPMMKQVGYHPGRAGAVIASGAILGPIIPPSTNFILLGATISGLSITKLFMIGLVPGIMIGLALMVVWFFVVRIDGYNETITFTRAEAIKILFDATPAFMMPVLLLGGIRFGIFTPTEGGAFAAIYAIAVCMLYYRELSFRDLLRVSARAAHTTSVVMLVVAAATAVGWFITIAQIPNQMTALFTPLIDNPIMLLLAINLFLFLIGMVMDLTPNILIFAPVFYPLIQQAGIDPYYFGLLFVLNLGIGVITPPVGTVLYVVCGIGNIKITQLVVKLVPFILIEAVMLLLLLFFPSLSLTPLNWLMGGN
- a CDS encoding HAD-IIA family hydrolase codes for the protein MNWSKKRCVILDMDGTVYLGHIPIEGAVNFIQRHWHSLDFYFLSNNTSKSPASYVEKLQGMGIPASIERMLSPVSPLVDFLRVNGIHRAYPVGNSDFQRDLQSRMPELQLTEDGAQAVILAYDTELTYEKLARSALLLQDDRVLFLATHPDLVCPSPEGPLPDVGSFISLYQTATGRSPQHIFGKPDPTVLAPLLGHYTKDEMVMVGDRLSTDKKLAENAGIDFILVLSGEAVQADLEKEIIQPTLVVEDLGYAESFWR
- the glpA gene encoding anaerobic glycerol-3-phosphate dehydrogenase subunit GlpA, with amino-acid sequence MLETTVVVIGGGATGIGALRDLCMRGIPAILLEQGGIAHGTSSRFHGLLHSGARYVVNDNESARECIEENMIVRRIGRQCVEETEGFFALTPQDDPAYVEKFVAGCREAGIDAQEIEVAEALRLEPNLSPEVRRVFRVPDSCVDGFRLVLHNAMSARRHGGRMLTYHEATAITLRNGRVCGVTAVDRHTGATVEIACQCVINAAGSWAGRIAGMAGLDVALSPDRGTLVVFNHRFTSRVINRLHPSGDGDIFVPHGSITILGTTSASTDRPDDTTPTTEEVLRLLDIGEPLFPQVRQYRILRAFAGTRPLYTPGGAAGRKASRNFHIVDHADEGLEGMVSIFGGKLTTYRLMAERVVDRVCAKLGHSAVCRTATEALVPDADEATLKRAARFFPMQGLNLMADRLGDDLPSVLELAEQQAGNPLICECEMVSLAEIEYVARQPATFSLTDIRLRTRLGMGTCQGAFCSLRTVGALAEHGVQLELTPTDNVRRFLQERWGGLRFALWGMQAREMELSRAIYATTLNLDGAAHEQDR
- the glpB gene encoding anaerobic glycerol-3-phosphate dehydrogenase subunit GlpB, with the translated sequence MSRIVDVLVAGSGMAGLVAALTAASQGKKVRMLTTGMGSLAISGGNVDVLAYADGRYVSDPWAGMALLPAEHPYRLMGAECVREAIAFFLRQMEARQWPMQAASTPSGQACNVQMPTIMGTLKPTHLLPAGVNIKALNEARRILVVSVEGLRDCRPALVISQLQRYRAWADREFAQLTVSSPLGETHRSATALDLARLMDKPQSRQWLLEALKSHAGSCDLVLLPPVCGSKARPDTWQAVEAAAECPVVEMLSIPPGVGGLRLRDALLRALREYDFELFENARVLHAETAGKKCMALVAEASGQERRHEARTFVLATGGILGGGLDLAPGSARESIMGLDIAVPDDVELWSEAELFGKHLFARMGVRVDSTMRPVSSQAAVCWNNVFFAGRSLGGYDYATEKSGHGVAVATGWQAGRMAAAAASEESI
- a CDS encoding anaerobic glycerol-3-phosphate dehydrogenase subunit C gives rise to the protein MSTRINPDHCIACTTCVVHCPVADATSKFLGPRMIGPAYERFRLLGLNEDPSLHYCSNCKNCDITCPHGVPVSSLNMMARADQCKKMPPGLRDWILGHGELMAKWLHLIPAVLKNFGMLNPVTRQVLHRLGIHKRAPLPAFAGRNFRTLARRVKQPETGRNVVFYPGCYVDVYDPQTGLDMIWAMNRAGYKVIVPQDIVCCGLPMVANGFWQHARSNAEHNLRALAQWRDQGLPVVTGCPSCALMFRVDLPEYFPDLDAKYGACRLDDAQDFLLACADSGDLDTSPGKSLQDQPDMRIIYHAPCHLRAQGNGLPSLELLRRLPGVSVSDAHAGCCGISGSYGFKTEKYDIAQEVGAELFAAVRESGADISASECGTCRVQIRHGSGKDCLHPVSILRSRLEAGGKSKKE
- a CDS encoding IS30 family transposase — protein: MGYAHLAREERYYICQAVKSGTSLRAIAKAIGRSVSTVSRELARNTGARGYRYRQAHKRSQKRQTSKGKKRIGLEVWTYVEQCLHQDFSPEQISGVLKRKGFALSHEWIYQYILADKKRGGTLHSHLRCQRKRKRRYGKPDRRGQIKGRISIDIRPSIVAERSRLGDWEADTVEGSKGGPVLVTLAERKSRLFLFGKAPNKSASEVRRVIEGLLTPIKDFVQTITYDNGKEFSYHADVSATLEAQGFFAHPYHSWERGLNENSNGLLRQYFPKGVSLASVTQDEIIAAMCRLNWRPRKCLGFKTPYEVFLEDANTQGLGVAL